The following coding sequences lie in one Myxococcus xanthus genomic window:
- a CDS encoding aromatic ring-hydroxylating oxygenase subunit alpha, which translates to MRPPLRLHSRDTSPAPNVDLEAEADLTRCGALKDFWYVACLSTELKPGEPLARTLFGTGVVLFRDVHGQPTALRDRCLHRNARLSRGAVFDGRIGCPYHGWVYDASGAVVEVPSLGPSQRSELLDADACARAGLATAPCALGRLTRFPTLEQDGLVFVYMGGAEPARSAPFRVPYWDQEGWTVYFMVTRFPNGVTNLVENFMDVPHTLFVHPGWFRRPASKRVPATVRRTAGSVLVTYKQAQDTVTGLGRLFNPRGLPLLHTDKFYVPNVTRVDYLWGEHGFVINSQCTPVGPTDSLVYTAISYRLPVDVPGALVGRAMMPLVRWYTRQVIQQDVVIMDIQREALLDGPGGGVYSGTEADLHHADIEAYRRWLREGGQGSGPEDAERDMAFWI; encoded by the coding sequence ATGAGACCGCCACTGCGCCTGCATTCGCGCGACACCTCGCCCGCTCCCAACGTGGACCTGGAGGCCGAAGCCGACCTCACGCGCTGTGGCGCGCTGAAGGACTTCTGGTACGTCGCGTGTCTCTCCACCGAGCTGAAGCCTGGCGAGCCCCTGGCGCGGACCCTCTTCGGCACGGGGGTGGTCCTCTTCCGTGACGTACATGGGCAGCCCACCGCTCTCCGGGACCGGTGTCTGCACCGCAACGCGCGGCTGTCCCGGGGCGCGGTCTTCGATGGCCGCATCGGCTGCCCGTATCACGGCTGGGTCTACGACGCTTCGGGCGCCGTGGTGGAGGTGCCATCGTTGGGGCCCTCGCAGCGAAGCGAGTTGCTCGACGCCGACGCCTGCGCACGGGCAGGACTGGCGACCGCGCCCTGCGCGCTGGGGCGCCTGACGCGCTTTCCCACCCTGGAGCAGGACGGCCTCGTGTTCGTCTACATGGGCGGCGCCGAGCCCGCGCGGTCCGCGCCGTTCCGCGTGCCCTACTGGGACCAGGAGGGGTGGACCGTCTACTTCATGGTGACGCGCTTCCCGAACGGGGTGACGAACCTCGTCGAGAACTTCATGGACGTCCCGCACACGCTCTTCGTGCATCCGGGCTGGTTCCGCAGGCCCGCCAGCAAGCGAGTGCCGGCCACGGTGCGGCGCACGGCGGGCAGCGTGTTGGTGACGTACAAGCAGGCACAGGACACCGTCACGGGTTTGGGCCGGCTCTTCAATCCGCGCGGACTGCCGCTGCTCCACACCGACAAGTTCTACGTCCCCAATGTCACGCGCGTGGACTACCTGTGGGGCGAGCACGGCTTCGTCATCAACTCGCAGTGCACGCCCGTCGGGCCCACGGACAGCCTTGTCTACACGGCCATCAGCTATCGCTTGCCGGTGGATGTCCCCGGTGCGCTGGTGGGACGCGCCATGATGCCGCTGGTGCGGTGGTACACGCGGCAGGTCATCCAGCAGGACGTGGTCATCATGGACATCCAGCGCGAGGCCCTGCTGGACGGCCCGGGCGGAGGCGTCTACTCCGGCACGGAGGCGGATCTGCACCACGCCGACATCGAGGCGTATCGCCGCTGGCTGCGGGAGGGCGGCCAGGGCTCGGGGCCCGAGGACGCCGAGCGCGACATGGCCTTCTGGATTTGA
- a CDS encoding ABC transporter permease, giving the protein MSAAAPKSQWLGLGLWLVPVLCFSVLPVAALLWRGLGPAGTGGLDWLLAEGGALGNTLLIATGAAVLAFVLGAPLALVLQRTDLPLRGTFTVLFTLPSAVPAFIWGMGWLSLASPRAGYLNRLLGDDTFDIYGPAGIAFVEGVSGLPLVLLAGAAALRRVDPAMEEAARVCGASTPRALLTTTLPLALPSLLSGAVMVFLMAASSFGVPYLLGVSASPPTRVLTTRIYELVLMGGDEGLARAAQLATSLLLLAPMAMLVTWALGRAGRVRLSAGKGLSSRPFPLGRARGLVLGAVSLTAAVLVLLPLGAILLTSLQRSFGAALTWETLTLTHWAGVLLEPRTLHATGRSVLLAAGAGVLVCGLGLAAAVLRRGLRRLGTGVEALAVWPYAVPGTVLALALLLAFSRDLRFILLDRVAFVLALAHTPWLLLIAYVAKYLALGARNSEEALAQLDASLTEAARVGGAGPWRAFVDAPLPLLRPALTAAFVLAFLACATEITMSVLLVPAGTEVLGTLLFELQSYADPAAAAVLACAFIALVVVGQALLALLTRRTLDTR; this is encoded by the coding sequence ATGAGCGCGGCGGCGCCCAAATCCCAGTGGCTGGGGCTCGGCCTGTGGTTGGTGCCGGTGCTCTGCTTCTCCGTGCTTCCGGTGGCCGCGCTGCTCTGGCGAGGCCTGGGTCCCGCCGGGACGGGCGGCTTGGACTGGTTGCTCGCCGAAGGTGGAGCGCTGGGGAACACGCTGCTCATCGCCACGGGCGCGGCGGTGCTGGCCTTCGTCCTGGGAGCGCCGCTGGCGCTGGTGCTGCAACGCACCGACCTGCCCCTGCGCGGGACCTTCACGGTGCTGTTCACCCTGCCCTCCGCCGTGCCCGCGTTCATCTGGGGCATGGGCTGGCTGTCGCTCGCGAGCCCTCGCGCGGGGTACCTCAACCGGCTGCTCGGCGATGACACCTTCGACATCTACGGCCCCGCCGGCATCGCCTTCGTGGAGGGCGTTTCCGGCCTCCCCCTGGTGCTGCTGGCGGGCGCGGCGGCCCTGCGGCGCGTGGACCCGGCGATGGAGGAAGCCGCGCGCGTCTGCGGAGCTTCGACGCCCCGGGCGCTGCTGACCACGACGCTGCCCCTGGCGCTGCCCTCCCTGCTGTCTGGCGCGGTGATGGTGTTCCTCATGGCGGCCTCGTCCTTCGGCGTGCCGTACCTGCTGGGCGTGTCGGCTTCACCGCCCACACGGGTGCTCACCACGCGCATCTATGAACTGGTGCTGATGGGCGGTGACGAGGGCCTGGCGCGCGCCGCGCAACTGGCGACGTCGCTGCTGCTGCTCGCCCCCATGGCGATGCTGGTGACCTGGGCGCTGGGCCGGGCCGGCCGCGTCCGCCTCAGCGCGGGCAAGGGCCTGTCGTCCCGTCCCTTCCCGTTGGGGCGCGCACGCGGGCTCGTCCTGGGCGCGGTGAGCCTGACGGCCGCGGTGCTGGTGCTGCTCCCGCTGGGGGCCATCCTCCTCACGTCGCTCCAGCGCAGCTTCGGCGCGGCGCTGACCTGGGAGACGTTGACGCTGACGCACTGGGCGGGTGTGCTGCTGGAGCCGCGCACGCTGCACGCCACGGGGCGCAGCGTCCTGCTGGCGGCGGGCGCGGGTGTCCTGGTGTGTGGGCTGGGGCTCGCGGCGGCGGTGCTGCGACGCGGGCTGCGCCGCCTGGGCACGGGCGTGGAGGCGCTGGCGGTATGGCCCTACGCGGTGCCGGGGACGGTGCTGGCCCTGGCGCTGCTGCTCGCGTTCTCCCGGGACTTGCGCTTCATCCTGCTGGACCGCGTCGCCTTCGTGCTCGCGCTGGCACACACGCCGTGGCTGCTGCTCATCGCCTACGTGGCGAAGTACCTCGCGCTGGGCGCGCGCAACAGCGAGGAGGCGCTCGCGCAACTGGACGCCTCGCTCACCGAGGCCGCGCGGGTCGGTGGTGCCGGCCCCTGGCGCGCGTTCGTGGATGCGCCCCTGCCCTTGCTGCGGCCGGCGCTCACCGCGGCCTTCGTCCTGGCGTTCCTCGCGTGCGCGACGGAAATCACGATGTCCGTCCTGCTCGTGCCCGCGGGAACCGAGGTGCTCGGGACGCTGCTGTTCGAACTCCAGAGCTACGCGGACCCCGCCGCCGCCGCGGTGCTGGCATGCGCCTTCATCGCGCTGGTGGTGGTGGGACAGGCCCTGCTCGCGCTGCTGACCCGGCGGACCTTGGACACGCGGTGA
- a CDS encoding ABC transporter substrate-binding protein: MSLPMLLRAAGVAAALVLLAACRIESAAPAAGPTLAREGTPSGDVWVYTSMYRHVLDALDPLLKARLPDVQVHWYQAGSEKVASRLEAERAAGAIRADLLATSDPFLYERLAREGALLRYASPNVLRVPRALVDLDARYAALRLSTMVLVHRQDGPPPPTSFAALAEGPWTGRVAIGDPLTSGTAFTWAVFCDAKYGESFFPGLRQRGAIVAGGNAAVLQKVESGEADTGVLLLENALAAQARGSPIQVVWPTDGAVVIPGPAALFATTPNPVAAKAVVDVLLSPEGQRIIVEKGDMHAVDPRLAGPRGEAGVSELLERARPWTPELLERGLTQGGAVKERFRQAFSQ; this comes from the coding sequence ATGTCCCTGCCCATGCTGCTCCGGGCCGCGGGGGTCGCCGCCGCGCTCGTCCTGCTCGCCGCCTGCCGCATCGAGTCCGCCGCGCCCGCGGCCGGGCCCACGCTGGCGCGCGAGGGCACGCCGTCCGGAGACGTCTGGGTCTACACGTCCATGTACCGGCACGTGTTGGACGCGCTGGACCCGCTGCTGAAGGCGCGGCTGCCCGACGTCCAGGTGCACTGGTACCAGGCGGGCAGTGAGAAGGTGGCCAGCCGGCTGGAGGCGGAGCGCGCCGCCGGGGCCATCCGCGCGGACCTGCTGGCCACGTCGGACCCGTTCCTCTACGAGCGGCTGGCCCGTGAAGGCGCGCTGCTCCGCTACGCCTCGCCCAACGTGCTTCGGGTGCCCCGCGCCCTGGTGGACCTGGACGCGCGCTACGCGGCCCTGCGCCTGTCCACCATGGTCCTGGTGCACCGGCAGGACGGGCCACCGCCGCCCACCTCCTTCGCGGCGCTCGCGGAAGGTCCGTGGACGGGACGCGTGGCGATTGGTGATCCGCTGACGTCGGGCACCGCCTTCACCTGGGCCGTGTTCTGCGACGCGAAGTACGGCGAGTCCTTCTTCCCCGGGCTGCGCCAGCGAGGCGCCATCGTCGCGGGAGGCAACGCGGCGGTGCTCCAGAAGGTGGAGAGCGGCGAGGCGGATACGGGCGTGCTGCTCCTGGAGAACGCGCTCGCGGCCCAGGCCCGCGGCAGTCCCATCCAGGTGGTGTGGCCCACCGATGGCGCCGTCGTCATCCCCGGCCCCGCGGCCCTCTTCGCGACGACGCCCAACCCCGTCGCCGCGAAGGCGGTGGTGGACGTGCTGCTGTCGCCCGAAGGCCAGCGCATCATCGTGGAGAAGGGAGACATGCACGCGGTGGACCCCAGGCTCGCGGGCCCTCGGGGAGAGGCCGGTGTCTCGGAGTTGCTGGAGCGCGCGCGCCCATGGACGCCCGAGTTGCTCGAACGCGGGCTCACACAGGGCGGCGCCGTGAAGGAGCGCTTCCGCCAGGCATTCTCACAATGA
- a CDS encoding MATE family efflux transporter, translating to MSESSPVGFEPVPAEAGGPPEEGPQGFWASVKEAIHGTERDLTRLPVRSAIFLLAVPMVLEMMMESVFAVVDVFFVGRLGADAVAAVGLTESLLTIIYAASAGLSIGATALVSRRIGEGDPERAARTAVQALGLGVVLSIPLSVAGVYFARPLMALMGGSPWVLEHGIRYTQVMLGGMGSVLLLFLINAIFRGAGDAAIAMRVLWLANAINIVLAPLLIFGVGPFPELGVMGAAVATTFGRSCGVVYQLYRLARGSGRLRLRREHLRLEPGTMLAMLRMSGAGTAQALVATTSWVVLARIVATFGSAAVAGYTIALRIVLFALLPSWGLSNAAATMVGQSLGAGKPERGEHAVWTAGRINAVFLGSLGLLFVLAANPVVGIFTSDAAVMKDAVLALRILSASFLFYAFGMVLTQAFNGAGDTTTPTVLNICCFWLLELPLAWVLSGPMGLGPPGAFLSISVAFSVMALVAVVLFRRGTWKHRVV from the coding sequence ATGTCTGAGTCATCCCCGGTCGGGTTCGAACCCGTGCCGGCGGAAGCAGGAGGTCCGCCCGAAGAGGGGCCTCAGGGGTTCTGGGCTTCGGTGAAGGAAGCCATTCACGGAACCGAGAGGGACCTCACCCGGCTTCCGGTTCGCAGCGCCATCTTCCTGCTCGCAGTGCCGATGGTGCTGGAGATGATGATGGAGTCCGTCTTCGCCGTCGTCGACGTCTTCTTCGTCGGCCGGTTGGGGGCGGACGCGGTGGCGGCGGTGGGCCTGACGGAGTCGCTGCTCACCATCATCTACGCGGCGTCCGCGGGGCTGAGCATCGGCGCCACGGCGCTGGTGTCCCGGCGCATCGGTGAAGGGGACCCGGAGCGCGCCGCGCGCACGGCGGTGCAGGCGCTGGGGCTGGGCGTCGTGTTGTCCATTCCGTTGTCGGTGGCGGGCGTCTACTTCGCGCGGCCGTTGATGGCGCTGATGGGCGGCTCGCCGTGGGTGCTGGAGCACGGCATCCGCTACACGCAGGTGATGCTGGGCGGCATGGGCAGCGTCCTGCTGCTGTTCCTCATCAACGCCATCTTCCGCGGCGCGGGGGACGCGGCCATCGCCATGCGCGTGCTGTGGCTGGCCAACGCCATCAACATCGTGCTGGCGCCGCTCCTCATCTTTGGCGTGGGGCCCTTCCCGGAGCTGGGCGTCATGGGCGCCGCGGTGGCCACCACCTTCGGGCGCTCCTGCGGCGTGGTGTACCAGCTCTACCGGTTGGCGCGGGGCTCCGGCCGGCTGCGGCTGCGGCGCGAGCACCTGCGCTTGGAACCGGGGACGATGCTGGCCATGCTGCGGATGTCGGGCGCGGGCACGGCCCAGGCGTTGGTGGCCACGACGAGCTGGGTGGTGCTGGCGCGCATCGTGGCCACGTTCGGCAGCGCGGCGGTGGCGGGCTACACCATCGCGTTGCGAATCGTGCTGTTCGCGCTGCTGCCCTCGTGGGGGCTGAGCAACGCGGCGGCCACCATGGTGGGGCAGAGCCTGGGCGCGGGAAAGCCGGAGCGGGGCGAGCACGCGGTGTGGACGGCGGGGCGCATCAACGCCGTCTTCCTGGGCTCGCTGGGGCTGCTGTTCGTCCTCGCGGCCAATCCGGTGGTGGGCATCTTCACGAGCGACGCCGCGGTGATGAAGGACGCGGTGCTCGCCCTGCGCATCCTGAGCGCCAGCTTCCTGTTCTATGCTTTCGGCATGGTGTTGACGCAGGCCTTCAACGGAGCAGGGGACACCACCACGCCCACCGTGCTCAACATCTGTTGCTTCTGGCTGTTGGAGCTACCCCTGGCGTGGGTGCTCTCTGGCCCCATGGGCTTGGGGCCGCCGGGGGCATTCCTGTCCATCTCGGTGGCCTTCTCGGTGATGGCGCTGGTGGCTGTCGTCCTGTTCCGACGTGGGACTTGGAAGCACCGGGTGGTCTGA
- a CDS encoding gamma carbonic anhydrase family protein, whose amino-acid sequence MVISLPHGSAPAVPAGGDAHFSLSSSARVLGTLHLGPGANIAQGAVVRSHDGAVRLGAGSAVLENGVIIGLPQQPVTVGERTFLDHRSLVLGAEVGALCDVGGGSILMPGARIGTRCLLAEGTLIPAGTVVPDDSVVVGRPGRILRRTTADDLERLRKRRGGSLDLPGQPLTAFSARDRAEDAPMGQLYTFRDKHPLVHPTATLFSSAEVTGDVIIGPGCIIGPGVKILGDGNGPVRIGAGVQVLANTVLHRLSDHTLTLEDGVIIGPGCTVHGSFVGANTVVEPGAILCDGTRLGRGSFVGAGSLVKQGSAFADGAHIEGFPATQTGTLASLPPVPRWALRPEDLPGLRRIG is encoded by the coding sequence ATGGTCATCAGCTTGCCGCACGGAAGTGCGCCCGCGGTGCCTGCCGGGGGGGACGCGCACTTCAGCCTCTCCAGCAGCGCGCGGGTGCTGGGAACTCTCCACCTGGGTCCTGGAGCCAACATCGCGCAAGGCGCGGTGGTGCGCTCGCATGACGGCGCCGTGCGGTTGGGCGCGGGCTCGGCCGTGTTGGAGAATGGTGTCATCATCGGACTGCCGCAGCAGCCCGTCACGGTGGGAGAGCGCACCTTCCTAGACCACCGCAGCCTCGTGCTGGGCGCGGAGGTCGGCGCGCTCTGCGATGTGGGAGGTGGCTCCATCCTCATGCCCGGCGCGCGCATCGGCACGCGCTGCCTGCTGGCGGAAGGAACGCTCATTCCAGCGGGCACCGTGGTGCCGGACGACTCCGTCGTCGTGGGCCGCCCCGGCCGCATTCTCCGTCGAACCACCGCGGATGACCTGGAACGGCTCCGGAAGCGCCGCGGCGGAAGCCTCGACCTCCCGGGCCAGCCACTCACCGCTTTCTCCGCGAGAGATCGCGCAGAGGACGCTCCCATGGGACAGCTCTATACGTTTCGCGACAAGCACCCACTGGTGCACCCCACCGCCACCCTCTTCTCCTCGGCCGAGGTGACAGGGGACGTCATCATCGGCCCGGGCTGCATCATTGGCCCCGGGGTCAAAATCCTCGGGGATGGCAATGGTCCAGTCCGCATCGGCGCGGGCGTGCAGGTGCTGGCCAACACCGTGCTGCACCGGCTGTCGGACCACACGCTGACGCTGGAGGACGGCGTCATCATCGGTCCGGGCTGCACGGTGCATGGCAGCTTCGTGGGCGCGAACACCGTGGTGGAGCCGGGCGCCATCCTCTGTGACGGGACGCGGCTGGGACGCGGCAGCTTCGTGGGCGCGGGCAGCCTGGTGAAGCAGGGCAGCGCCTTCGCGGATGGTGCGCACATCGAGGGCTTCCCAGCGACGCAGACGGGTACGTTGGCGTCGCTGCCGCCAGTGCCCCGCTGGGCGCTGCGGCCGGAAGACCTGCCGGGGCTGCGGCGCATCGGCTAG
- a CDS encoding GH3 family domain-containing protein encodes MSASSLPLEGLRVVLAPSALRFHRALRDPEAAQAVCLQRVLRSAVGSVQAERIPDFRRIRDARDFQNAVPWVTPDALGPDVERIAAGEARVLTREPVLRFELSGGSSGASKRVPMTRGLLAEFQRALAPMLFELLHRRPALREGASYWSISPLARKQARTAGGIPVGSAEDSAYFSRVLRPLLSRIFAVPGEVGALPDVESCRYVTLWHLVAREDLALISVWNPSFLTLLMDALERHGERLADDLTRGRCRPPASGAAHDEAALQAVLARMRFSPRPERASLLREVLRGGWSARALWPRLSLLSMWTDAQAAHALPAACRRFPGVEVQGKGLLATEGVVTVPFFDAPAPVLAVRSHFFEFIDSEHPISRPRLAHELEQGRTYTVLLSTSGGLLRYRLGDLVRVEGFQHATPCLRFVGRADAVCDLVGEKLAGTRVGDVLDAVLPDFFGGARPGFSMLAPEWTPAPSYVLFLETDAPASRLAAAAEAVEHAFCEGHHYRYARALGQLGPVRAMRVEEGARRYEARCVALGQRAGDIKPVDLHRLTGWSDHFSGAAT; translated from the coding sequence GTGAGTGCTTCCTCCTTGCCGCTGGAGGGACTGCGGGTGGTGCTCGCTCCCTCCGCGCTGCGCTTCCACCGGGCCTTGCGCGACCCCGAGGCCGCGCAGGCGGTGTGTCTTCAGCGGGTGCTTCGTTCGGCCGTGGGCAGCGTGCAGGCGGAGCGCATCCCTGACTTCCGCCGCATCCGCGACGCCCGTGACTTCCAAAATGCCGTGCCGTGGGTGACGCCGGACGCGCTGGGTCCGGACGTGGAGCGCATCGCCGCGGGCGAGGCCCGGGTGCTCACGCGTGAGCCGGTGCTGCGCTTCGAACTCTCAGGCGGCTCTTCGGGCGCCAGCAAGCGGGTGCCCATGACGCGCGGTCTCCTGGCCGAGTTCCAGCGCGCCCTGGCCCCCATGCTCTTCGAGTTGCTCCACCGCCGGCCCGCGTTGCGCGAGGGCGCCAGCTACTGGTCCATCTCCCCACTGGCGCGAAAGCAGGCCCGCACGGCGGGCGGCATTCCCGTGGGCAGCGCGGAGGACAGCGCCTACTTCTCGCGCGTGCTGCGCCCCTTGCTGTCCCGCATCTTCGCGGTGCCCGGTGAAGTGGGGGCCCTGCCGGACGTGGAGTCCTGCCGCTACGTGACGCTCTGGCATCTCGTCGCCCGCGAGGACCTGGCTCTCATCAGCGTGTGGAACCCCAGCTTCCTCACGCTCCTCATGGACGCGCTGGAGCGGCACGGGGAGCGACTGGCCGATGACCTGACGCGAGGGCGCTGCCGGCCGCCTGCGTCCGGCGCCGCGCACGATGAAGCCGCGTTGCAAGCGGTGCTGGCCCGGATGCGCTTCTCTCCGCGCCCGGAGCGAGCTTCGCTGCTGCGTGAGGTGCTGCGAGGTGGCTGGAGCGCCCGCGCGTTGTGGCCTCGACTGTCGCTTCTCAGCATGTGGACGGACGCACAGGCAGCCCACGCGCTTCCCGCCGCATGCCGCCGCTTTCCGGGCGTGGAGGTGCAGGGCAAGGGGCTGCTGGCCACGGAGGGCGTCGTCACCGTGCCCTTCTTCGATGCGCCCGCCCCCGTGCTCGCGGTGCGCAGCCACTTCTTCGAGTTCATCGACAGCGAGCACCCCATCTCGCGACCTCGCCTCGCACACGAGCTGGAGCAGGGCCGCACGTACACGGTGCTGTTGTCCACCTCGGGCGGCCTGCTGCGCTACCGCCTGGGCGACCTGGTCCGCGTGGAGGGCTTCCAACACGCGACGCCCTGCCTTCGCTTCGTCGGCCGAGCGGACGCCGTTTGTGACCTGGTGGGCGAGAAGCTCGCCGGCACGCGCGTGGGAGACGTGCTGGATGCCGTGCTTCCGGACTTCTTTGGCGGCGCGCGCCCCGGCTTCTCCATGCTGGCGCCCGAGTGGACTCCCGCGCCGTCCTACGTCTTGTTCCTGGAGACGGACGCCCCCGCCTCACGGCTCGCCGCCGCCGCGGAGGCCGTGGAGCACGCCTTCTGCGAGGGACACCACTACCGCTATGCGCGAGCCCTGGGACAGCTCGGTCCGGTGCGTGCCATGCGCGTGGAGGAGGGGGCTCGCCGCTACGAGGCTCGCTGCGTCGCGCTGGGCCAGCGCGCGGGCGACATCAAGCCCGTGGACCTGCACCGCCTGACGGGCTGGTCGGACCATTTCTCCGGAGCCGCCACATGA
- a CDS encoding ATP-binding protein, translating to MPPSDAATLGSSHRQPASETPVGYPLEHDHTVQFYEDEAFVIDIVEAYITGGLERGDPLIIIAQASHRQQLIARLVAAGVDTAAAIASGQLTLLDARETLARFMVGGRPDWERFRQVIGTVIEHSLAATRPGAKVRAYGEMVDVLCLDGKPDVAVELEALWNDLSVLYPLSLLCTYAIGHFGQAAHARPFLDVCKAHAHVIPTERYTRLADTEGRLREVSLLQQRAQALEAEVQQRQQAEQALREALHRRDEFLALAGHELKTPLTALQLQLQSLPSAAARKDGSGRLLERLDKAIRHTERLATHIDGLLDVSRIGEGQVPLMMEPLDLSRLVRETVARAMTPAAEADCPIQLMADVPIEGVWDPLRIQQVVGNLLVNAFKYGKGRPIEVRVEGAPDHARITVRDHGIGIAPEHQERIFHRFERAVPSSAFGGLGLGLYAARQVVVAHGGTLRVESELGQGATFIVELPYRPQ from the coding sequence ATGCCTCCATCCGACGCCGCGACTCTCGGGAGCAGCCACCGGCAGCCTGCCAGCGAAACACCCGTCGGGTATCCCCTGGAGCATGACCACACGGTCCAGTTCTATGAGGACGAGGCATTCGTCATCGACATCGTCGAGGCCTACATCACGGGCGGGCTCGAACGAGGAGACCCGCTCATCATCATCGCCCAGGCGAGCCACCGTCAGCAGCTCATCGCGCGGCTGGTGGCCGCGGGCGTGGACACCGCGGCGGCCATCGCGAGCGGGCAACTCACCCTGCTCGATGCCCGTGAGACACTGGCGCGCTTCATGGTGGGGGGACGCCCGGACTGGGAGCGCTTCCGCCAAGTCATCGGCACCGTGATTGAGCACAGCCTCGCGGCCACGCGCCCCGGCGCCAAGGTACGCGCCTACGGCGAGATGGTGGATGTCCTCTGCCTGGATGGGAAGCCGGACGTGGCGGTGGAGCTGGAGGCACTGTGGAATGACCTCAGCGTGCTCTACCCCCTGTCCCTCCTGTGCACCTACGCCATCGGCCACTTCGGCCAGGCGGCGCACGCGCGGCCCTTCCTCGATGTCTGCAAGGCGCACGCACACGTCATTCCCACCGAGCGCTACACACGGCTCGCGGATACGGAAGGACGGCTGCGAGAGGTCAGCCTCCTCCAGCAGCGCGCCCAGGCACTGGAGGCGGAAGTCCAGCAGCGGCAGCAGGCGGAGCAGGCCCTGCGCGAGGCACTCCATCGCCGGGATGAATTCCTGGCCCTGGCCGGTCACGAGCTGAAGACGCCCCTGACCGCGCTCCAACTCCAACTCCAATCACTCCCCTCCGCGGCGGCGCGGAAGGATGGCAGCGGACGCCTGCTGGAGCGGCTGGACAAGGCCATCCGCCATACCGAGCGGCTCGCCACGCACATCGACGGGTTGCTCGACGTCTCCCGCATCGGAGAGGGCCAGGTGCCCTTGATGATGGAGCCGCTCGACCTGTCGCGGCTCGTTCGGGAAACGGTTGCCCGCGCCATGACTCCGGCGGCCGAGGCGGACTGTCCCATCCAGTTGATGGCGGATGTCCCTATCGAAGGCGTGTGGGACCCGCTGCGGATTCAGCAGGTGGTGGGCAACCTCCTGGTCAATGCCTTCAAGTACGGCAAGGGCCGTCCCATCGAGGTGCGGGTGGAAGGCGCACCGGACCACGCGCGCATCACCGTGAGAGACCACGGCATCGGCATCGCCCCCGAGCACCAGGAGCGCATCTTCCACCGCTTCGAACGCGCCGTTCCATCGAGCGCCTTTGGAGGGCTGGGCCTGGGGCTCTACGCGGCCCGCCAGGTCGTGGTGGCGCACGGCGGCACCCTCCGCGTGGAGAGCGAGTTGGGCCAGGGCGCCACCTTCATCGTGGAGTTGCCCTACCGTCCGCAGTAG
- a CDS encoding 2TM domain-containing protein: MADTRQRSAPPSFSQNEAADIIREATAHALAGKGVDRSLTREDLLAMAREMGVSEAAVESAISARAGRDKAQRRMRKAYMGLASHATSYTIVMGGLTLINLFSGPGWWVQYPAIGWGMGLAFHAMGTLLAAFNHADKQR; encoded by the coding sequence ATGGCGGACACACGGCAGCGCAGCGCACCTCCGAGTTTTTCCCAGAACGAGGCCGCGGACATCATCCGCGAGGCCACGGCTCACGCGTTGGCGGGCAAGGGCGTGGATCGCTCGCTCACCCGGGAGGACCTGCTCGCCATGGCCCGGGAGATGGGCGTGAGCGAAGCCGCCGTGGAGAGCGCCATCTCCGCGCGCGCGGGACGCGACAAGGCGCAGCGCCGCATGCGCAAGGCCTACATGGGCCTTGCGTCACACGCGACGAGCTACACCATCGTCATGGGAGGGCTCACCCTCATCAACCTGTTTTCGGGGCCGGGCTGGTGGGTGCAGTACCCCGCCATCGGCTGGGGCATGGGACTGGCGTTCCATGCCATGGGCACGCTGCTCGCGGCCTTCAATCACGCGGACAAGCAGCGGTGA